Sequence from the Guyparkeria hydrothermalis genome:
TGACTGCCTCCGGTTCCCGCTGCCTTGCCGGGCGCCGATCAAAATCAGCCGCGCCGTCCGGCTTTTGCCCCGATGCGAAGACGCAGCGCGTTGAGCTTGATGAAGCCTTCCGCGTCACGCTGATCGTAGGCGCCGGCGTCGTCCTCGAAGGTGGCGATCGCCGGGTCGAACAGACTGTTGTCGGACTGGCGGCCGGCGACGATCACGTTGCCCTTGTACAGACGCAGGCGAACATCGCCGTTTACGTTCTTCTGCGTGGCGTCGATCGCCTCCTGCAGCATCTCGCGCTCCGGGGCGAACCAGTAGCCGTTGTACACCAGCTCGGCGTACTTGGGCATCAGTTCATCCTTCATGTGCGCCTCGCCCCGGTCAAGGGTGAGTGACTCGAGCGCACGACGGGCCTTCAGGAGGATGGTGCCGCCCGGCGTCTCGTAGCAGCCACGAGACTTCATGCCGACGTAGCGGTTCTCGACCATGTCGAGGCGGCCGATCCCGTTCGCGCCACCCAGCTGGTTGAGCTTGAGCAGCAGTTCGGCCGGCGAGAGCTTCTCGCCGTTGATCGATACCGGGTCGCCTTTTTCGAAGCCGATGGTGATCTCTGTGGCCTCGTCGGGGGCACGTTCCGGGCTGACCGACCAGCGCCACATGTCCTCTTCCGGCTCCCACCACGGATCCTCGAGGTTGCCGCCCTCGTAGGAGATGTGCAGCAGGTTGGCGTCCATGGAGTACGGCGATTTCTTGCCGGCTGCGGCAAAGTCGACCGGAATATCGCGCGTCTTGGCGTAGTTCATAAGCTTCTCGCGGGAGTTGAGATCCCACTCGCGCCAAGGGGCGATCACCTCGATCTCGGGGTTGAGCGCGTAGGCATTGAGCTCGAAGCGCACCTGATCGTTGCCCTTGCCGGTGGCACCGTGGGCGACCGCGTCCGCGCCGGTCTCGCGAGCGATGTCGACCAGCCGCTTGGCGATCAGAGGGCGGGCAATCGAGGTGCCGAGCAGGTACTCGCCCTCGTAGATGGCGTTGGCGCGGAACATCGGGAAGACGTAATCGCGGACGAAGGTCTCGCGCACATCATCGATGTAGATTTCCTTGACGCCCATCTGCTCGGCCTTCTGGCGCGCGGGCTCAAGCTCCTCGCCCTGCCCCAGATCCGCGGTGAAGGTGACCACTTCGCAGTCATAGGTCTCTTCCAGCCACTTGAGGATCACCGAGGTGTCCAGGCCGCCGGAATAGGCCAGAACCACCTTGCCGAGCTTCTTGGGGGCCGAGGGATTGCTCATCAGAACTCCTGAATTCGATTTGTGTTTGCGATGTGTTTGGCACGTTATCGCGCCATTATATAGACACGGCTGCGGCTTCACAGGGCATAGGGTTTTTCGATCCCCCGATTACGCCACGGGGAACCGCATCATTACGGCGCTTCCGGATTAGGAAACGCGCGCCACGAGGGGCGTGAAACGGCTTCGCCATGCGCTCGTGCATAGGAAATATCGGCGGAATCACGCATAATGAGGCACAAATTTTGGTCCGGTGCGACCGTCGCAACCCCACGCTGACGCGGTTACCGGGGTGTAGCGAACGCATCCAACGACAGCTTTGAGGAGTGCTTGTGACCGATTACATCGATCAGGATCCGCAGGAAACCCGGGAATGGCTCGACGCCCTCGAGGCGGTGGTCAGCTTTGAAGGCACGGAAAAGGCCCGACACTTGATCGGCCACATGATCGAGCTGGCGCGCCAGCACGGCATCGATACCCCGTATGCCGCGACCACCCCCTACATCAACACCATCCCGCCGGAAGACGAAGCCCAATACCCGGGTGACCGGCAGATGGAGCAGCGCCTGCGAGCCCTGATCCGCTGGAACGCCATGGCGATCGTCGTACGCGCCAACAAGGAAAACGCGGTCGGCGGTCACATCGCCTCCTACCAGTCCAGCGCGACCATGTACGAGGTCGGCCTGAACCATTTCTTCAAGGGCCACGATCACCCGGAAGGCGCCGACATGGTGCTTTTCCAGGGCCACGTCGCCCCCGGCATGTACGCCCGCGCCTTCCTCGAGGGACGCATCTCGGAAGATCAGCTGATCAACTTCCGCCAGGAGGCCCAGAAGGACGGCCTCAGTTCCTATCCGCACCCCTGGCTGATGCCCAACTTCTGGCAGTTCCCGACCGTCTCGATGGGCCTCGGCCCGCTGATGGCGATCTACCAGGCCCGCTTCATGAAGTACATGGACGCGCGCGGCTTCGGCAAGGTCAGCAGCCGCAAGGTCTACGCCTTCCTCGGCGACGGCGAGATGGACGAGCCGGAATCCCTCGGTGCGATCGGCCTGGCCGTGCGCGAAAAGCTCGACAACCTGGTGTTCGTCGTCAACGCGAACCTGCAGCGTCTCGACGGTCCGGTACGCGGCAACGGCAAGATCATCCAGGAGCTCGAGGGCAGCTTCCGCGGCGCCGGCTGGAACGTGATCAAAGTCGTCTGGGGCCCGGGCTGGGACGAGCTGCTCGCCCGTGACAAGTCCGGCAAGCTCAAGCAGCTGATGATGGAGACCGTCGACGGCGAGTACCAGGCCTACAAGGCGAAGGACGGTGCGTACGTACGCAAGCACTTCTTCGGCAAGTACCCGGAGACTGCCGAGCTGGTCAAGAACATGACCGACGACGAGATCTTCTCGCTCACCCGTGGTGGTCACAGCCCGCGCAAGATGTACGCGGCCTACAAGGCGGCCAACGAGTGCAAAGGCAAGCCGACTGTCATCATCGCCAAGACGGTCAAGGGCTACGGCATGGGCCCGTTCGGCGAAGGCGCGATGACGGCCCACCAGCAGAAGAAGCTCGACAACGAAGGCCTCAAGTACTTCCGCGATCGCTTCGGCCTGCCGATTTCCGACGAGCAGCTCGAGAAGAACGTCCCCTTCTACAAGCCGGACGACAGCCACGAGCTGATCAAGTACATGAACGAGCGCCGTAGCGAGCTGGGTGGCTACCTGCCGTCCCGCGTCGATCGCGCCGAGTCGATCCCGGCGCCCGACCTCAAGGCGTTCGACATGATCCTCAAGGGCACCGGCGAGCGCGAGATGTCCTCGACCATGCTCTTCGGCCGCATCCTGGCGATGATCCTGCGGGACAAGGGCCTCGGCAAGCGTGTCGTGCCGATCATCCCGGACGAGGCCCGCACCTTCGGCCTCGAGGGCCTGTTCCGTCAGGTCGGCATCTACGACCCGGCCGGTCAGCTCTACGAGCCGGTCGACGCCGACCAGGTCGCCTGGTACAAGCAGGCCGCCAATGGTCAGGTCCTGCAGGAAGGCATCAATGAGGCCGGCTCGATGTCCTCGTGGCTGGCAGCCGCGACTGCCTACGCCAACTACGGCGAGGCGATGGTGCCCTTCTACATCTACTACTCGATGTTCGGCTACCAGCGCATCGGTGATCTGGCCTGGCTGGCCGGCGACATCCGTGCCCGCGGCTTCCTGATTGGCGCGACCGCCGGCCGGACCACGCTCGAGGGCGAAGGTCTGCAGCACAACGACGGCCACAACATCATGATGTTCTCCGCCGTGCCCAGCTGCCGCGTCTACGACCCCACCTACGGCTACGAGATGGCGATCATCATCCGTGATGGCCTCAAGGCGATGGTCGAGGAAAAGCAGGATTGCTACTACTACATCACTGCGATG
This genomic interval carries:
- a CDS encoding argininosuccinate synthase, which produces MSNPSAPKKLGKVVLAYSGGLDTSVILKWLEETYDCEVVTFTADLGQGEELEPARQKAEQMGVKEIYIDDVRETFVRDYVFPMFRANAIYEGEYLLGTSIARPLIAKRLVDIARETGADAVAHGATGKGNDQVRFELNAYALNPEIEVIAPWREWDLNSREKLMNYAKTRDIPVDFAAAGKKSPYSMDANLLHISYEGGNLEDPWWEPEEDMWRWSVSPERAPDEATEITIGFEKGDPVSINGEKLSPAELLLKLNQLGGANGIGRLDMVENRYVGMKSRGCYETPGGTILLKARRALESLTLDRGEAHMKDELMPKYAELVYNGYWFAPEREMLQEAIDATQKNVNGDVRLRLYKGNVIVAGRQSDNSLFDPAIATFEDDAGAYDQRDAEGFIKLNALRLRIGAKAGRRG
- the aceE gene encoding pyruvate dehydrogenase (acetyl-transferring), homodimeric type, with product MTDYIDQDPQETREWLDALEAVVSFEGTEKARHLIGHMIELARQHGIDTPYAATTPYINTIPPEDEAQYPGDRQMEQRLRALIRWNAMAIVVRANKENAVGGHIASYQSSATMYEVGLNHFFKGHDHPEGADMVLFQGHVAPGMYARAFLEGRISEDQLINFRQEAQKDGLSSYPHPWLMPNFWQFPTVSMGLGPLMAIYQARFMKYMDARGFGKVSSRKVYAFLGDGEMDEPESLGAIGLAVREKLDNLVFVVNANLQRLDGPVRGNGKIIQELEGSFRGAGWNVIKVVWGPGWDELLARDKSGKLKQLMMETVDGEYQAYKAKDGAYVRKHFFGKYPETAELVKNMTDDEIFSLTRGGHSPRKMYAAYKAANECKGKPTVIIAKTVKGYGMGPFGEGAMTAHQQKKLDNEGLKYFRDRFGLPISDEQLEKNVPFYKPDDSHELIKYMNERRSELGGYLPSRVDRAESIPAPDLKAFDMILKGTGEREMSSTMLFGRILAMILRDKGLGKRVVPIIPDEARTFGLEGLFRQVGIYDPAGQLYEPVDADQVAWYKQAANGQVLQEGINEAGSMSSWLAAATAYANYGEAMVPFYIYYSMFGYQRIGDLAWLAGDIRARGFLIGATAGRTTLEGEGLQHNDGHNIMMFSAVPSCRVYDPTYGYEMAIIIRDGLKAMVEEKQDCYYYITAMNENYSHPAMPEDVEEGVLKGAYLLRESKKKLKNRVQLMGSGTILREAEAAAHMLEDEWKVAADVWSATSFTELAREGQACERHNRLHPDAKPQKAYITEALEKRDGPVIAATDYIQAYPDQIRRFVPSSFTTLGTDGYGRSDTRAALRRFFEVDAAHIVVASLKSLADEGAIPASKVNEAIKKYDIDPDCAPPIER